The Aspergillus flavus chromosome 6, complete sequence nucleotide sequence AATTATCAATTCACTGCATCTCAATATGACGTCGCCCACAGCATGACGAAGATTATACAATGCAAACAGTACAAACATGGTCTTTTTTGGTAGTTCCCCGCAGCAGCGTGGATATGACTGTTTTCAGCTGCTGATAAACTTCTCTACTACACAATTACTTTCCTTTGACTGGGGCTTTTACCCCATTGAATTGAATTTCGCACATTTTATTCACTTCTAGCCACTGCAGCTAGCACTCCTATACAGGTCTCGGAAACAAGTCATAATGGACCAAGAAGGTTCCCCTCCAATTCCGGAGGGCATTTGCTCTCTTCTTGATACCGATTTGTACAAGTTGACGATGCAATGTGCCGTCCTGAAGTACTTCCCTGATACCCGTGAGTATATATCGGCTCTTATGTGGTATGGTTGAAATTCCTTACGAGTTGTACTGCGTAGACGTGACTTATGGGTTCACGAACCGTACTCCACACATGAAGTTAACGCGTGGGGCCCACAAGTGGCTTCTGAAGCAAATGGACAGTATGTATTGCCTTATTGAATGATTGTGCGAGCGTCGGGATAACCGTACTCTCTGGTAGGACTTGCGAACATTCGAATCACGGAAGAAGAGATTAAATTCTTGAAGACCCGGTGTCCATACTTCAACGATGCTTACCTGGACTTCCTGACCACTTTCAAACTCAAGCCTTCCGAACAGATTGAAATAAAGTTTACGCCCGTGAATGATACCGGCAGCGACAGCGACACGGGTGATGTCGAGTATCTGGTCAAGGGTCTCTGGGTTGACACAATTCTGTACGAGATCCCGCTTTTAGCGTTGACGAGCGAGGCATACTTTATGTTCAGCGATAAGGACTGGGACTACAGTTGCCAAGAGGAGAAGGCATATCGGAAAGGATGTACGCTGCTTGAGAATGGTTGCATCTTCTCTGAGTTCGGATCAAGACGACGCCGTGATTACCATACCCATGACCTGGTGATGGTTGGTCTGATGaaggctgctgaggaggGAAAACGACAAGGGTGGAAGGGTAAATTCACAGGGTCAAGTAATGTTCACTTTGCTATGAAGTATGGTGTCGACCCTGTCGGCACGGTGGCGCATGAATGGTATATGACCATTGCTGCCATTACGGATGACTATGAGAACGCCAACGAGTTGGCCCTGCGGTACTGGCTTGGCTGCTTTGGAAAAGGAGTAAGTTCAATCACCTGTGATGTCTGCAAGAGACTGACCTTGATAAGGTTCTGGGAATCGCCTTGACGGACACTTTCGGTACCCCCGCCTTTCTCGATGCATTCCGGAAGCCGATTCCTGCGTTTACCTCCGCAGGAGCTGGTGCAGTCAGCACATCGGCATCTGGACCAGCCACAACTAACGAATCGACTGTTCAAAGTGAGGCGGAGACCAAGGCCCCGATCACTGCACCACTTCGTGACGGTGGCGCTCGGACCTCCCATGAAACGTATGCTCAAGCCTATACCGGTGTGCGTCAGGACTCAGGCGATCCTGTATACTTCGTAAAGATGGTGCGGGATTTCTACGATAGGGAAGGCATCACGGACAAGAAGACCATGGTGTTCTCTGACTCTCTCAACATCGAGCATTGTCTCGAGTATAAGGTCATTGCGGAGGAAGCTGGGTTCCAGCCTGTCTTCGGCGTTGGTACATTCTTTACCAGTAAGTACTAATCTTGGGTATACTCTAAAAGCACGGCGCTAAATATAGGCAGACGACTTTACGAATAAATCAAATGACGAAAAGTCCAAGCCGCTCAATATCGTCATCAAGATCTCTACAGCAAATGGTCACCCGGCTGTCAAGCTCAGTGACAACATGGGCAAAAACACGGGAGACAAACAGAAAGTCCAGGAAGTGAAGAAAAAGCTCGGCTACGTCGAACACGAATGGGAGGAAGGCGACGAGAGCAACCGTTGGTCTAAGCGCTAAGACTGGTGTGCCAAATAGAGGACGGTCGTCGCCTATAATATGTCTTTTCATAGAGATACCCTACATAGACGGAGGGCTGGTTTACAATTATGACTCTACGTTGAGACAGAAGAGTTTCATTTTGGACGGGTGAATATTGTGCTGAATCAATCAAACGCATCGCTCGCTTCTGCAATTAAAACAGGGTATCGCTGATGAAATATCACGACTATATGAGACAGCATAATGAAACTTTGCAAGCTGGACAGATATATGTATAGAAGTAATAAAAACACACGCTTCATTCTAAAACATCTCGTCACCGGAGTTCAGACCCAGGTCTTTATCCAAATCGCCCGtgatctcctccttcctAGGAGCATTTGACCTTTCCTGTTTATCtgagaacgagaagaaatcTCTGCTGTGGTCCTCTAGCGCGGAGCTAGAAAAGTCAATCTTAAAATCTGCTCCTCTTAAAAAGTCCTCTGCCCAGTCGATATCAATATCCGGATGGCTCGACGACTGGAAGAGGGGGAATTCGGTGTTATTTGAGTCTATATCAAGGAAGCTTGACGGATTGAATGAAGGGTCAGGTAGAGGAGAATGAGAGTTGAAGGCGGAGTTGAAGTGATCGTCAAAGTCGTTCGTAGGGGTAAGGTAATCTTGCTTAGCCTTCGATGGGGAGGTACTAGTAGTGTTGACTGTTGTACTGATTACAGTACTGTTCCGCTTTGACCTTTGGTCGGCGGAGCTGGGCTTGCGAGGCTCGAGACCAGGGTTGTGTGACTCATTCACAGTGTCAGTCTCTATCGGCGAGGTCCAATGCTTTGGTGTTCGGTCTTCAGTTGGGGATAATGTCTGTACAGTAGCAACATCGCTTCCCCTCCGATATGGTTCGGCGGGTTGTGGCTGGCTTAGATTGATACTGTTGGATTGCATGATTTTGAGTAATGTACTCGCACTGTCCGACTGGACTCTAACG carries:
- a CDS encoding nicotinate phosphoribosyltransferase (nicotinate phosphoribosyltransferase) — translated: MDQEGSPPIPEGICSLLDTDLYKLTMQCAVLKYFPDTHVTYGFTNRTPHMKLTRGAHKWLLKQMDRLANIRITEEEIKFLKTRCPYFNDAYLDFLTTFKLKPSEQIEIKFTPVNDTGSDSDTGDVEYLVKGLWVDTILYEIPLLALTSEAYFMFSDKDWDYSCQEEKAYRKGCTLLENGCIFSEFGSRRRRDYHTHDLVMVGLMKAAEEGKRQGWKGKFTGSSNVHFAMKYGVDPVGTVAHEWYMTIAAITDDYENANELALRYWLGCFGKGVLGIALTDTFGTPAFLDAFRKPIPAFTSAGAGAVSTSASGPATTNESTVQSEAETKAPITAPLRDGGARTSHETYAQAYTGVRQDSGDPVYFVKMVRDFYDREGITDKKTMVFSDSLNIEHCLEYKVIAEEAGFQPVFGVGTFFTNDFTNKSNDEKSKPLNIVIKISTANGHPAVKLSDNMGKNTGDKQKVQEVKKKLGYVEHEWEEGDESNRWSKR